A genomic region of Cheilinus undulatus unplaced genomic scaffold, ASM1832078v1 Contig7, whole genome shotgun sequence contains the following coding sequences:
- the LOC121506671 gene encoding heavy metal-associated isoprenylated plant protein 4-like, translating to MKEKEDLRKKHEQEMKEKEDMKEKEDLRKKHEQEMKEKDLRKKHEQKMKEKEDLRKKHEQKMKE from the exons atgaaagaaaaagaggatctgaggaaaaagcatgagcaagaaatgaaagaaaaagaggat atgaaagaaaaagaggatctgaggaaaaagcatgagcaagaaatgaaagaaaaa gatctgaggaaaaagcatgagcaaaaaatgaaagaaaaagaggatctgaggaaaaagcatgagcaaaaaatgaaagaa